CATACGAGGCCAGGGTGTGCTCGGGCAGCAGTGCGCTTGCCCCGCGATGGCCGTAGACCGACACCTTGGGTGCGGCCGGGGTGGAGGATTCAGCACTCATGGCCACCGATGGTGCCATGGCCAGCGACAACAGCAACGCACAACCCCACGACTTCACTGCGACTTCCCCAAGCGGTATGTGATGGGCGTCAGTATGAGGCGGCAATGTGACAGGTGGGGGAACTGGGGTCAGAGCCCCTTTGGGGATCTGACCCCGTGTTACTTCCCGATGCAGAAACTGGAGAAGATCCTTCCCAGCAGATCATCGGCACTCATCTGCCCGGTGATCTCGCCCAGCGCATCGTGGGCCAGCCGCAGTTCCTCGGCGGCCAGTTCCAGGTGCTCGTGGGCCAGCTCGCCATCGGCGCGCTGCGCATGTTCCTGCGCGCGTTCAATCGCATCCACGTGTCGCGTACGCGCAGAGAATTCGCCGTCCACCTGCTCGCCTGCCCCGGCGCTGGCGATGCTGCGCAGGCGCGCATGCAGATCTTCCAACCCGGCGCCGGTCGCAGCTGAAACAAACACGCGGTCCGGATCATCCAGCGCCGGCAGCACGTCCAGCAGATCCGACTTGTTGTGGATGTAGACCTTGTGCGGCACCGCCGCCACGGCCTCGCCCAGTGCCGCTTCGCCGGCCGCCGGATCGCGCGCATCCAGCACGATCAGCGCCAGGTCGGTGCGCTCGATTTCCACGTGGGCGCGGCGCATGCCTTCGCGTTCGATGGCGTCACCGCCGTCGCGAAGGCCGGCGGTGTCGACCAGGGTCAGCTCCAGGCCGTCCAGGCGGATGGTCTCGCGCAGGGTGTCGCGGGTGGTACCGGCGATGTCGGTGACGATGGCGCGCTCGCTGCCAGCCAGGGCATTGAGCAGTGAGCTCTTGCCGGCATTCGGCGGACCGATCAGCACCGCATGCAGGCCATCGCGCAGGCGGCGACCGCGTTCGGCGTCCCGCCGCAGCAGGGCCAGGTCGGCGCGTGCCTGCTCCAGGCCACGCCGCACCTGCGCGCCGCCGAGCGTGTCCAGCGGTTCGTCGGCGAAGTCGATGGCCGCTTCGACATGGATGCGCAGCAGCACCAGCTGTTCGATCACCGCGTCGATCCGGCGCGAGAACACACCATCCAGCGAACGGCGCGCCGCGCGTGCGGCGCGGTTGTCGCCGGCGGCGATCAGGTCGGCAATGGCCTCGGCCTGGGCGAGGTCGAGCTTGCCATTGAGAAACGCCCGTTCGCTGAACTCACCCGGTCGCGCCTGGCGCGCACCGAGCCCAATGCAGCGCGCGACCAGTTGCTGCAGCAGCACCGGGCTGCCGTGGCCCTGCAGTTCCACCACCTCTTCGCCGGTGAAGCTGTTCGGTGCCGGGAACCACAGCACGATGCCATCGTCGATGACTTCGCCATCAGCGTCGCGCAGGCGTGCGTAGTGCGCGTGGCGCGGGCGCAGTGCAGGCGCGCCCAGCGCATTGGCGATCGCCGCGGCACGCGGGCCGGACAGGCGCAGCAGACCAACCCCCCCGGCGCCGGGGGCACTGGCGATGGCCACGATGGTGTCGGTACGGATCGCGTCGCTCATGGCTCAGAGCTTCTCCAGCTGCGCGCGCGCCTGGGCCGCGCCGCTGCCCTGCGGCTGCAGCGCCAGGTAAGTCGTGTAGGCCTGCCTGGCCTTGGCCTTGTCGCCCGCGTTGAAGTAGGCATCGCCCAGGTTCAGATGGGCCACCGCGCGCGACGGGTCGATCTTCAAGGTGTTCTCCAGCCAGCGTGCGGCTTCCGCATAACGCTGCTGGCGGTAGTAGACGAAGCCGAGGTTGTTCGCAGCCTGGGCAAAGTCAGGGCGCAGCTTCAGCGCTTCGGCGAACTGCGCGGCCGCCTCGTCGTACTGCTTCTCGCGGTACAGCTGCAGGCCGCGGTCATTGGCCTGCTGCGCGCGCTGGCGGTCGGACGCCGGGCCGGC
The sequence above is a segment of the Stenotrophomonas maltophilia genome. Coding sequences within it:
- the mnmE gene encoding tRNA uridine-5-carboxymethylaminomethyl(34) synthesis GTPase MnmE, whose amino-acid sequence is MSDAIRTDTIVAIASAPGAGGVGLLRLSGPRAAAIANALGAPALRPRHAHYARLRDADGEVIDDGIVLWFPAPNSFTGEEVVELQGHGSPVLLQQLVARCIGLGARQARPGEFSERAFLNGKLDLAQAEAIADLIAAGDNRAARAARRSLDGVFSRRIDAVIEQLVLLRIHVEAAIDFADEPLDTLGGAQVRRGLEQARADLALLRRDAERGRRLRDGLHAVLIGPPNAGKSSLLNALAGSERAIVTDIAGTTRDTLRETIRLDGLELTLVDTAGLRDGGDAIEREGMRRAHVEIERTDLALIVLDARDPAAGEAALGEAVAAVPHKVYIHNKSDLLDVLPALDDPDRVFVSAATGAGLEDLHARLRSIASAGAGEQVDGEFSARTRHVDAIERAQEHAQRADGELAHEHLELAAEELRLAHDALGEITGQMSADDLLGRIFSSFCIGK